The following proteins come from a genomic window of Pseudomonas putida:
- a CDS encoding AAA family ATPase, with translation MSTQQAMKVLVLCGPESSGKSWLSGVIQAHFGGVVVGEYVRHFIDQQCRDTCYADIPAIARGQLAWEDRAREQAPPLLILDTHLLSNMLWSRALFDDCPTWLEEALLARRYDLHLLLSPQGVDWIADGQRCQPDLSDRQRFFDDSLAWLKRHNQPRQILNGNWPQRQLLALQAVATLLGGDAPAFPTEC, from the coding sequence ATGAGTACGCAACAAGCCATGAAAGTGCTGGTACTGTGCGGCCCGGAATCCAGTGGCAAAAGCTGGCTTAGCGGGGTGATCCAGGCACATTTTGGTGGCGTGGTGGTGGGCGAGTACGTGCGCCACTTCATCGACCAGCAATGCCGTGACACCTGCTATGCCGATATTCCCGCCATCGCCCGCGGGCAATTGGCATGGGAGGACCGTGCGCGCGAGCAGGCGCCACCGCTGCTAATTCTCGACACCCACCTGCTGAGCAACATGCTTTGGAGCCGCGCGCTGTTCGACGACTGCCCAACCTGGCTGGAAGAAGCCCTGCTGGCACGGCGTTATGACCTGCACCTGTTGCTCAGCCCGCAAGGGGTGGACTGGATTGCCGATGGCCAGCGTTGCCAACCCGACCTCAGCGATCGTCAACGCTTTTTCGACGACAGCCTGGCCTGGCTGAAGCGGCATAACCAGCCGCGCCAAATCCTTAATGGCAATTGGCCGCAGCGCCAATTGCTGGCCTTGCAAGCGGTTGCTACGCTGCTTGGTGGCGATGCGCCAGCCTTCCCGACCGAGTGTTAA
- a CDS encoding FAD-dependent oxidoreductase has product MKQILIIGAGFAGLWSALSAIRQLDLNASKDVEVTLLAPQAELHVRPRFYEPDVHTMAAPLQALLDVVNVRFVPGTAFQIDEAARRVGYRTRSGTRCALPYDRLIMACGSVLDRPDMVGIEHVFDVDKLDSAARLENHLKSLASLPNTPARNTVVVAGGGFTGIETATELPARLRAILGEDAALRVVVIDRGARIGAALGDGIRPAIEQACEALGVEWVCGATVVSVDPAGVQLDNGQRIDASTVVWTVGFKANPLTEQISGERDNRGRLHVDGNLKVKGNEAVYAAGDVAYATCDALGNHAVMSCQHAIPLGRHAGNNAAAELLGVAPMAYSQPKYVTCLDLGAWGAVYTEGWDRVVSPPEDKTEAKALKRQINSVWIYPPAADRAAALAAADPLIPVA; this is encoded by the coding sequence ATGAAGCAGATCCTGATCATTGGTGCGGGCTTTGCCGGCCTGTGGAGCGCGCTCAGCGCCATCCGCCAGCTTGACCTCAACGCCAGCAAGGACGTCGAGGTCACCTTGCTCGCACCCCAGGCTGAACTGCATGTGCGTCCGCGCTTCTACGAGCCAGACGTGCATACCATGGCCGCACCACTGCAGGCACTGCTCGATGTTGTAAATGTCCGCTTCGTGCCGGGCACGGCATTCCAGATCGATGAAGCGGCCCGCCGCGTGGGCTATCGCACCCGCAGTGGCACTCGGTGCGCCCTGCCCTACGACCGCCTGATCATGGCCTGCGGCAGTGTGCTCGATCGCCCTGACATGGTTGGCATCGAGCATGTCTTCGATGTCGACAAGCTCGACAGTGCCGCACGCCTGGAAAACCACCTGAAGTCGCTGGCCAGCCTGCCGAACACGCCGGCGCGCAATACCGTGGTGGTAGCCGGGGGCGGTTTTACCGGCATCGAAACGGCCACCGAACTGCCGGCCCGCTTGCGCGCGATACTGGGCGAAGACGCCGCGTTGCGCGTAGTGGTAATCGACCGCGGCGCCAGGATTGGCGCAGCCCTGGGTGACGGCATCCGCCCAGCCATCGAGCAGGCGTGCGAGGCCCTGGGCGTGGAGTGGGTTTGCGGTGCCACGGTGGTTTCGGTAGACCCTGCCGGTGTACAGCTGGACAACGGCCAGCGTATCGACGCCAGCACGGTGGTCTGGACTGTTGGCTTCAAGGCCAACCCGCTCACCGAACAGATCAGCGGCGAGCGCGACAACCGCGGCCGTTTGCATGTCGATGGCAACCTGAAGGTCAAGGGCAATGAGGCCGTGTATGCAGCTGGAGACGTGGCTTACGCCACCTGTGACGCGCTTGGCAATCATGCCGTGATGTCGTGCCAGCATGCGATTCCGCTGGGGCGCCATGCGGGCAACAATGCCGCTGCCGAGTTGCTGGGCGTGGCACCGATGGCTTACAGCCAGCCCAAGTACGTGACGTGCCTGGACCTGGGGGCCTGGGGCGCGGTGTACACCGAAGGATGGGACCGTGTGGTTTCGCCACCGGAGGACAAGACCGAAGCCAAGGCGCTGAAGCGCCAGATCAATTCAGTGTGGATTTATCCGCCAGCGGCTGACCGGGCAGCGGCCCTGGCGGCAGCTGATCCGCTTATCCCGGTGGCCTGA
- a CDS encoding nicotinamide riboside transporter PnuC, whose product MSGLELIAAVLGVTAVWLTVKQNAWCWPIGLVMVLIYGWLFYEVKLYSGMLLQVAYAILQLYGWWQWKRPDHAEDARQVSRLQRPALFTGLTAGVLLSAALGAAMANWTDAALPWLDATLTGFSLVAQLWMAQKRLQCWPLWVVVDIIYVGQYLHQQLYFTAGFFAVLTLIAVRGWLEWRRDPALVQP is encoded by the coding sequence ATGTCCGGCCTTGAACTCATTGCCGCCGTCCTCGGCGTAACCGCTGTCTGGCTCACGGTCAAGCAGAACGCCTGGTGCTGGCCTATCGGCCTGGTCATGGTGCTGATCTATGGTTGGCTGTTCTACGAGGTAAAGCTGTATTCGGGCATGTTGCTGCAAGTGGCCTACGCCATCCTGCAACTGTACGGCTGGTGGCAGTGGAAACGCCCCGACCACGCTGAAGACGCCCGCCAGGTCTCCCGCCTGCAACGCCCGGCATTGTTCACCGGCCTGACCGCCGGGGTGCTGCTGAGCGCCGCCCTGGGCGCAGCCATGGCCAACTGGACCGATGCCGCCCTGCCCTGGCTGGACGCCACCCTGACCGGCTTCAGCCTGGTGGCGCAACTGTGGATGGCACAGAAACGCCTGCAGTGCTGGCCACTGTGGGTCGTGGTCGACATCATCTATGTGGGCCAATACCTGCATCAGCAGCTGTATTTCACCGCAGGCTTCTTTGCCGTGCTCACCTTGATTGCTGTACGCGGCTGGCTGGAATGGCGCCGCGACCCGGCGCTGGTACAGCCATGA
- a CDS encoding heme utilization protein, with amino-acid sequence MKPSMAIKPLVFAIAAVMAVAVQAGQNDRRNDHHNGHHNNGHHTPPPTKIPVYATANAWDTQTSTRNRITNQGTINDAEMSDSGTGSSGNVGINVAAGNGNQQDNAAAIANAGSDSSLDNSFVFGMANATADVVQTSRNNRVDNYSTQSSAVMSGSASGAEGNIGINIAGGDLNQQKNTMAIANTGAPLGNATATASANQDGPGLIVNNSADRTYRVDTITITKSASGSSSRDGSFNSTDDRSSSSSFSLAGAHSASSSGSSGWNSSGSQSSNASGSHNSSASGSSGWGASGSASGSHSASSSASLSASLDAAANATSTHTTDYGRYERSHTNSFDGSLSASLDASVDKSHESAYDSSFEKAFDSNYDKSHQSAYDKSKDSSYSKSHDSSYENASASDFSKSGEQSKQSSNDVSKSYSESSAYDLSNTVSFQVLTPTGWANPVTNTATLSGSVNGGSGNLGVNVAAGVGNQQSNSLAISNTSF; translated from the coding sequence ATGAAACCCTCGATGGCAATCAAGCCTCTGGTTTTCGCAATTGCTGCGGTCATGGCTGTTGCTGTACAAGCTGGGCAAAATGATCGGCGTAATGACCACCATAACGGCCACCATAACAATGGTCATCACACGCCTCCACCCACCAAGATCCCTGTGTATGCAACGGCCAATGCCTGGGATACCCAGACCAGCACGCGTAACCGCATCACCAACCAAGGCACCATCAACGATGCCGAGATGAGTGACTCTGGCACCGGCTCCAGCGGCAACGTTGGCATAAACGTGGCGGCCGGTAACGGCAACCAGCAAGATAACGCCGCCGCCATTGCCAACGCAGGCTCCGACTCGAGCCTGGACAACAGCTTCGTGTTCGGCATGGCCAATGCCACGGCTGACGTTGTGCAAACCAGCAGAAACAACCGGGTCGACAACTATTCGACCCAGTCTTCGGCTGTGATGAGCGGTTCAGCCAGCGGGGCTGAGGGCAACATTGGCATCAACATTGCCGGTGGCGACCTCAACCAGCAGAAAAACACCATGGCCATCGCCAACACCGGCGCCCCGTTGGGTAACGCCACCGCCACCGCTTCGGCCAATCAGGACGGCCCAGGCCTGATTGTAAACAACAGCGCTGACCGCACCTACCGGGTGGATACGATTACCATCACCAAGTCGGCCAGCGGTTCAAGCTCGCGTGATGGCTCGTTCAACTCGACCGACGACCGCAGCTCGTCCTCGAGCTTCAGCCTTGCCGGTGCGCATAGCGCCAGCTCCAGCGGCTCCAGTGGCTGGAACTCCAGCGGCTCGCAATCCAGCAACGCCAGCGGCTCCCACAACTCGAGCGCAAGTGGCTCGAGCGGCTGGGGTGCCAGTGGCTCTGCCAGCGGCAGCCACAGCGCGTCGAGCAGCGCCAGCCTGTCAGCTTCGCTGGACGCTGCAGCCAACGCCACGAGTACCCATACCACCGACTATGGCCGTTACGAGCGCAGCCACACCAACTCCTTCGATGGTTCGCTGAGTGCGTCGCTGGATGCATCGGTCGACAAGTCGCACGAAAGTGCATACGACTCGTCGTTCGAGAAAGCATTCGACTCCAACTACGACAAGTCGCATCAATCGGCGTATGACAAGTCGAAAGACTCTTCGTACTCCAAGTCTCACGACTCTTCGTACGAGAATGCTTCAGCGTCCGATTTCTCGAAGTCTGGCGAGCAATCGAAACAATCCTCGAACGACGTTTCGAAGAGCTACAGCGAAAGCAGCGCTTACGACTTGAGCAATACTGTGTCCTTCCAAGTGCTGACCCCGACCGGCTGGGCCAACCCAGTTACCAACACTGCAACCCTTAGCGGTTCGGTGAATGGTGGCAGCGGTAACCTGGGCGTGAACGTAGCAGCCGGTGTGGGCAACCAGCAAAGCAACTCGCTGGCCATCTCCAACACCTCGTTCTGA
- a CDS encoding cupin domain-containing protein translates to MSQPSQPPASEPGGAAPQFLGTRIRGLRKRRGMTLAELAAHSELTAGYISQLERNLSYPSIPALFNIARSLGVTIQWFFASEATTAPEDQGYVVRRNSRLSVHYEDGIVDQLLTPQPNRQLEMLHSRFPPGTYSQQSYSHDGEEAGYLLSGTFELWVGERHFQLSEGDSFSFSSQEPHRYGNPGEVDAVVIWVITPPTF, encoded by the coding sequence ATGAGCCAACCCTCCCAGCCTCCCGCCAGCGAACCCGGGGGCGCCGCGCCGCAGTTCCTCGGCACCCGCATCCGCGGCCTGCGCAAGCGCCGCGGCATGACCCTGGCGGAGCTGGCCGCACACAGTGAACTGACCGCAGGCTACATCAGCCAGCTGGAGCGCAACCTCTCCTACCCGTCGATCCCGGCGCTGTTCAACATCGCCCGCAGCCTGGGCGTGACCATCCAGTGGTTCTTCGCCAGCGAGGCCACCACCGCGCCCGAAGACCAAGGCTATGTGGTGCGGCGCAACAGCCGCCTGAGCGTGCATTACGAAGATGGCATCGTCGATCAACTGCTCACCCCCCAGCCCAATCGCCAGCTGGAGATGCTGCACTCACGTTTCCCTCCGGGTACCTACAGCCAGCAAAGTTACAGCCACGACGGTGAAGAAGCCGGTTACCTGCTCAGCGGCACGTTTGAGCTGTGGGTAGGCGAGCGGCATTTCCAACTGAGTGAAGGCGACAGCTTCAGCTTCTCGAGCCAGGAACCTCATCGCTACGGCAACCCCGGTGAAGTAGATGCCGTGGTGATCTGGGTGATCACGCCGCCAACATTCTGA
- a CDS encoding undecaprenyl-diphosphate phosphatase gives MDFWTAFQAIILGVVEGLTEFLPISSTGHQIIVADLIGFGGERAMAFNIIIQLAAILAVVWEFRSKIFEVVFGLTHQPKARRFTGNLLLAFMPAVVLGVLFADLIHEYLFNPVTVAAALVVGGVIMLWAERREHRVQVDHVDDMRWSHALKIGFVQCLAMIPGTSRSGSTIIGGLLFGLSRKAATEFSFFLAMPTMVGAAVYSGYKYRDLFQPGDLPVFAIGFVTSFIFAMIAVRALLKFIANHSYAAFAWYRIVFGLLILATWQFGWVDWSTAHG, from the coding sequence ATGGATTTTTGGACTGCCTTCCAGGCAATCATCTTAGGCGTGGTCGAAGGGCTGACGGAGTTTCTGCCGATCTCCAGTACGGGCCATCAGATTATCGTCGCCGACCTGATCGGTTTTGGCGGCGAACGGGCCATGGCTTTTAATATCATCATTCAGTTGGCGGCGATCCTGGCGGTGGTGTGGGAGTTTCGCAGCAAGATTTTCGAAGTGGTCTTCGGCCTGACCCACCAGCCCAAGGCGCGCCGCTTCACGGGCAACCTGCTGTTGGCGTTCATGCCGGCGGTGGTACTGGGTGTGCTTTTTGCTGACCTTATTCACGAATACCTGTTCAACCCCGTCACCGTGGCGGCGGCACTGGTGGTGGGTGGCGTCATCATGCTCTGGGCCGAGCGCCGTGAGCACCGCGTGCAGGTAGACCATGTGGACGACATGCGCTGGAGCCATGCGCTGAAAATCGGCTTCGTCCAGTGCCTGGCGATGATCCCGGGCACGTCGCGCTCCGGTTCGACCATTATCGGTGGCTTGCTGTTCGGCCTGTCGCGCAAGGCAGCGACCGAGTTCTCGTTCTTCCTGGCAATGCCGACCATGGTCGGTGCGGCGGTGTATTCGGGCTACAAGTACCGCGACCTGTTCCAGCCCGGCGATCTGCCGGTGTTTGCGATCGGCTTCGTGACCTCGTTCATCTTCGCCATGATCGCCGTACGGGCGTTGCTCAAGTTCATTGCCAACCATAGCTACGCGGCATTTGCCTGGTATCGCATTGTGTTCGGCTTGCTCATTCTGGCGACCTGGCAGTTTGGTTGGGTTGACTGGTCCACAGCTCATGGCTGA
- a CDS encoding MmcQ/YjbR family DNA-binding protein: MSERKMSEAQVAAFCLSLPGAREDYKWGGIRVFSVAENKMFAVLDLAGAGLSFKVADELFLGYCDRPGIRPAPYLARARWVSMAPPYPMGRDELCDLLQHSHQLVVRRLPKRLQTGLVM, encoded by the coding sequence ATGTCTGAACGGAAAATGAGCGAAGCCCAGGTGGCGGCATTTTGCCTGAGCCTGCCGGGTGCGCGGGAAGACTACAAATGGGGCGGCATCCGAGTGTTTTCGGTGGCAGAAAACAAGATGTTCGCGGTGCTCGACCTGGCGGGTGCCGGGTTGTCGTTCAAGGTGGCCGACGAGCTGTTTCTGGGTTATTGCGATCGCCCCGGGATACGGCCGGCACCCTACCTGGCGCGGGCGCGATGGGTCAGCATGGCGCCGCCCTACCCCATGGGGCGTGATGAACTGTGTGACCTGTTGCAGCACTCGCACCAGCTGGTAGTGCGTCGGTTGCCCAAGCGATTGCAGACGGGGTTGGTCATGTGA
- a CDS encoding HAMP domain-containing protein, which yields MNTLRSMSISRRLWLILVVAVAMLVVLGLLMLRQIHGDLYQAKAEKTRHVVQTAAGVLAYYQGLEAAGTLSREAAQQQALQVVRALRYDHDDYFWINDLGPKMIMHPANPKLDGQDLSAIRDPDGFAVFNEMVALARQQDAGPVNYRWPKPGASEPVAKTSYIQLFKPWGWIIGSGVYVDDVQAEFARQLRDASLVGVGIALLMALVVMLIARSIARPLQEAVQAMGNIASGESDLTRRLDTHGSDEITHLGEHFNRFNGKLQGVVGQLQGAAHALAQSAGHVGDNAGAAQQRSAQQSLQMDQVATAVNEVTYAVQDVAKTAEQAAGEMRTAQQQVTHGQQAIHGSLAQIDRLSLTIDQAVQVIRDLAGHSTRIGGVLDVIRSIAEQTNLLALNAAIEAARAGEQGRGFAVVADEVRLLAQRTAQSTAEIHTMIEHLQSQSDAAVKAIDTSSEASRQTVEQAREAGASLDAINQVLNNLTALNASIASATLQQSHVVEEINRNVLDTAGLSQQTADAARQSSDAGVALGQLSVELEQLLRQFRV from the coding sequence ATGAACACTCTGAGATCGATGTCAATCAGTCGGCGCCTGTGGCTGATCCTTGTAGTAGCGGTAGCCATGCTGGTGGTACTGGGCCTGCTGATGCTGCGGCAGATCCATGGTGACCTGTACCAGGCCAAGGCGGAGAAAACCCGCCATGTGGTGCAGACCGCCGCAGGTGTGTTGGCCTATTACCAAGGCCTGGAAGCTGCCGGCACGCTCAGCCGCGAAGCCGCCCAGCAACAGGCACTGCAGGTCGTGCGCGCGCTGCGCTACGACCATGACGACTATTTCTGGATCAACGACCTGGGGCCGAAGATGATCATGCATCCGGCCAACCCCAAGCTCGACGGCCAGGACCTTTCAGCCATCCGCGATCCCGATGGTTTCGCCGTGTTCAACGAAATGGTCGCCCTCGCCCGTCAGCAGGACGCCGGCCCCGTCAACTATCGCTGGCCCAAGCCCGGCGCCAGTGAGCCGGTAGCCAAGACTTCCTATATTCAGCTGTTCAAGCCGTGGGGCTGGATCATCGGTTCGGGCGTGTATGTGGATGATGTGCAGGCCGAATTTGCTCGCCAGTTGCGCGACGCTTCGCTGGTCGGCGTCGGCATTGCCCTGCTGATGGCGCTGGTGGTCATGCTGATTGCCCGCAGCATCGCCCGCCCGCTGCAGGAAGCGGTGCAGGCCATGGGCAACATCGCCAGCGGCGAAAGCGACCTGACCCGGCGCCTGGACACCCATGGCAGCGACGAAATCACCCACCTGGGCGAGCACTTCAACCGTTTCAACGGAAAACTCCAAGGCGTAGTCGGCCAACTGCAAGGCGCGGCCCACGCGCTGGCCCAGTCCGCCGGGCACGTCGGTGACAATGCGGGTGCCGCACAACAGCGCAGTGCCCAGCAATCGCTACAGATGGACCAGGTGGCCACTGCAGTCAATGAGGTGACCTACGCCGTGCAGGACGTGGCCAAGACCGCTGAACAGGCCGCCGGAGAGATGCGCACGGCACAACAACAAGTGACCCACGGCCAGCAGGCCATCCACGGCAGCCTGGCGCAGATCGACCGCCTGTCGCTGACCATCGATCAGGCCGTACAGGTGATTCGCGACCTGGCCGGGCACAGCACACGCATTGGCGGCGTGCTGGACGTGATTCGTTCCATTGCCGAACAGACCAACCTGCTGGCGCTGAATGCCGCCATCGAGGCGGCGCGGGCCGGCGAGCAAGGCCGAGGCTTTGCCGTAGTCGCCGACGAAGTGCGACTGCTGGCCCAGCGTACAGCCCAATCGACGGCCGAGATTCATACCATGATCGAGCACCTGCAGAGCCAGTCGGACGCTGCGGTCAAGGCCATCGATACCAGCAGCGAGGCATCGCGCCAGACCGTCGAACAGGCACGCGAGGCCGGCGCCAGCCTGGACGCCATCAACCAGGTACTTAACAACCTCACCGCATTGAATGCCTCCATCGCCAGCGCCACCTTGCAGCAGTCGCATGTGGTCGAAGAGATCAACCGCAATGTACTGGATACCGCCGGGTTGTCGCAGCAGACCGCCGATGCGGCGCGTCAGTCCAGCGATGCCGGGGTGGCGCTGGGGCAGTTGAGCGTGGAACTGGAGCAGTTGTTGCGCCAGTTCCGGGTCTGA
- a CDS encoding LysR family transcriptional regulator, giving the protein MQDLNDLFYFARVVEAGGFAAAGRQLGIPKSRLSRRIAELEERLGTRLLQRTTRQLKLTAVGERYLHHCQAMLLEAEAADETVASMSSEPRGRLRVSCPVALAHAFLPDVISRFLEQYPLVQLDMVLLNRRVDLISEGIDVALRVRDLGDEDPALVTRRLRQAQMQLVAAPGFADHIREPGELASLPVLGAAEADRLVHFRLIGPHGKQQEIALEPRLAIDDFVVRNAAVRAGLGFTALPSMFCEEELERGELVRLLPDWSLPGGYLQAVYPHRRGLLPAVRVWIDHLAASFEACGERYV; this is encoded by the coding sequence ATGCAAGACCTCAACGACCTCTTCTATTTCGCGCGCGTCGTCGAAGCCGGCGGATTCGCCGCCGCCGGGCGCCAGCTGGGTATCCCCAAGTCGCGCCTGTCGCGGCGTATCGCCGAGCTTGAAGAGCGCCTGGGCACACGTCTGTTGCAGCGCACCACACGGCAACTCAAGCTCACCGCAGTAGGTGAACGTTACTTGCATCATTGTCAGGCCATGCTGCTGGAGGCCGAAGCCGCCGACGAAACCGTGGCCAGCATGAGCAGTGAGCCGCGCGGGCGTTTACGGGTTTCCTGCCCGGTGGCACTGGCACACGCCTTCCTGCCGGATGTGATCAGCCGCTTTCTTGAGCAGTACCCGCTGGTGCAACTGGACATGGTATTGCTCAACCGCCGGGTCGACCTGATTTCCGAAGGCATTGACGTAGCGTTGCGCGTACGCGACCTGGGCGACGAAGACCCGGCCCTGGTTACCCGCCGCCTGCGCCAGGCACAGATGCAACTGGTGGCCGCGCCCGGCTTTGCCGACCACATTCGCGAACCGGGCGAGTTGGCATCATTGCCAGTGCTGGGCGCAGCCGAAGCAGACCGACTGGTACACTTTCGCTTGATCGGCCCCCATGGCAAGCAGCAGGAAATAGCGCTGGAGCCGCGCTTGGCGATCGATGATTTCGTAGTACGTAATGCAGCTGTACGTGCCGGTCTGGGGTTCACTGCGCTGCCCAGCATGTTTTGTGAAGAGGAACTGGAACGCGGCGAACTGGTGCGCTTGCTGCCAGACTGGTCGCTGCCGGGTGGCTACCTGCAGGCGGTTTACCCACACCGGCGGGGCCTACTGCCTGCGGTCCGGGTGTGGATCGATCACCTGGCGGCGTCATTCGAGGCTTGTGGAGAGCGGTATGTCTGA
- a CDS encoding adhesin, with translation MKRTLLMLAALCTAPAFAQSLVPVINNADIDSSGSRYQGNLSVNQAAGDKQQQVNARAIAVGPEAHASTQIRQRLNTPADPAMDARSTIQGTAFSNGSGALGVNQSAGANTQQANALNISIGAQPQSIDDSVLMQQNVALINNSGATDIPAGYRQVTTSDQAFTGSRGVIQLNQSAGVGNRMANTLSIRVAD, from the coding sequence ATGAAGCGCACATTGCTGATGCTGGCCGCCCTTTGCACTGCACCGGCCTTCGCGCAATCCCTGGTTCCCGTCATCAATAACGCTGATATCGACAGCTCCGGCAGCCGCTATCAGGGCAACCTCTCTGTCAACCAGGCCGCTGGCGACAAACAGCAGCAGGTCAATGCGCGTGCCATCGCCGTCGGCCCCGAAGCCCATGCAAGTACCCAGATCCGGCAACGGCTCAACACGCCCGCCGACCCCGCGATGGACGCCCGCTCGACCATCCAGGGCACCGCGTTCAGCAACGGCAGCGGCGCCCTGGGGGTCAACCAGAGTGCAGGCGCCAACACCCAGCAAGCCAACGCACTGAACATCAGCATTGGTGCGCAGCCGCAAAGCATCGACGACAGCGTCCTCATGCAACAGAACGTGGCGCTGATCAACAACTCCGGAGCAACTGACATTCCAGCAGGCTATCGCCAGGTCACCACCAGTGACCAGGCCTTCACCGGTAGCCGGGGGGTGATCCAGTTGAACCAGAGTGCCGGGGTGGGAAACCGAATGGCCAACACCTTGAGCATCCGGGTCGCGGATTGA
- a CDS encoding FMN-dependent NADH-azoreductase: MKLLHIDSSILGDNSASRQLSREVVEAWKAADPSVEVIYRDLAADAIAHFSAATLVAAGTPEDVRDAAQAFEAKLSAETLEEFLAADAVVIGAPMYNFTVPTQLKAWIDRVAVAGKTFRYTEAGPEGLCGNKKVVLVSTAGGLHAGQPTGAGHEDFLKVFLGFIGITDLEIVRAHGLAYGPEQRSQAIDAAQAQIANELFAAA, encoded by the coding sequence ATGAAACTGTTGCACATCGATTCGAGCATCCTGGGCGACAATTCCGCCTCGCGCCAGTTGAGCCGTGAAGTGGTCGAAGCCTGGAAGGCTGCAGACCCGAGCGTTGAAGTGATTTACCGCGACCTGGCTGCCGATGCCATTGCCCACTTCTCCGCCGCCACCCTGGTGGCTGCAGGCACCCCTGAAGACGTACGCGACGCGGCCCAGGCTTTCGAAGCCAAGCTCAGCGCAGAGACGCTCGAAGAGTTCCTGGCTGCCGATGCCGTGGTAATTGGCGCGCCAATGTACAACTTCACCGTGCCGACCCAGCTAAAAGCCTGGATTGACCGTGTGGCCGTCGCCGGCAAGACATTCCGTTACACTGAAGCAGGCCCGGAAGGCCTGTGCGGCAACAAGAAAGTGGTGCTGGTTTCCACCGCGGGTGGCCTGCACGCTGGCCAGCCGACCGGCGCCGGGCATGAAGACTTCCTGAAAGTGTTCCTGGGCTTCATTGGGATTACCGACCTGGAAATTGTCCGCGCCCACGGCCTGGCCTATGGCCCGGAGCAGCGCAGCCAGGCGATCGATGCTGCACAGGCGCAGATCGCCAACGAGCTGTTTGCTGCTGCCTGA
- a CDS encoding DUF1294 domain-containing protein — MAEAMRGQRAEGVRNVRLKLLLLGVLCLLPGWGAARMAWNDQTWWPLALYPAMSLISLLLYWQDKQQARTQAWRTPEKVLHASELLGGWPGALLAQQLFRHKTRKVSFQLVCWGIVLVHQVFWADWLFLEGRYLPFG, encoded by the coding sequence ATGGCTGAGGCAATGCGCGGGCAACGGGCTGAAGGCGTGCGCAATGTGCGCCTGAAGCTGCTGCTGTTGGGCGTGCTTTGCCTGTTGCCCGGTTGGGGGGCGGCGCGCATGGCCTGGAACGATCAGACCTGGTGGCCGTTGGCGTTGTACCCGGCTATGAGCCTGATCAGCCTGTTGCTGTATTGGCAGGACAAGCAGCAGGCACGTACGCAGGCCTGGCGTACACCCGAGAAAGTGCTGCATGCCAGTGAGCTGCTCGGTGGTTGGCCGGGGGCGTTATTGGCGCAGCAACTGTTTCGGCACAAGACCCGCAAGGTCTCGTTCCAGTTGGTGTGCTGGGGGATTGTGCTGGTGCATCAGGTGTTCTGGGCAGACTGGCTGTTTCTTGAGGGGCGTTATCTGCCCTTTGGTTGA